A genomic segment from Nicotiana sylvestris chromosome 1, ASM39365v2, whole genome shotgun sequence encodes:
- the LOC104248287 gene encoding bZIP transcription factor 11-like — translation MASSSGTSSGSSLFLQNSGSEEDLQQLVDQRKRKRMISNRESARRSRMRKQKHLDDLMAQVATLRKENNQILTSMNVTTQHYLNVEAENSILRAQLAELNHRLESLNEIIAFLDANNNCNGLANMDHNQEEPYSFNFAQNEPMVDGFNMTNSWNYLCANQPIMTADVLQY, via the coding sequence ATGGCTTCATCAAGTGGAACATCATCAGGGTCATCATTATTTCTTCAAAACTCAGGCTCAGAAGAAGATCTTCAGCAATTAGTGGATCAAAGGAAGAGGAAGAGAATGATATCAAACAGAGAATCAGCTCGAAGATCAAGGATGAGAAAACAGAAACATTTGGATGATTTAATGGCTCAAGTTGCAAcactaagaaaagaaaataaccaGATTTTGACAAGTATGAATGTTACCACACAACATTATCTTAATGTTGAGGCTGAAAATTCAATCTTGAGAGCTCAATTAGCTGAATTAAATCACAGGCTTGAGTCACTCAATGAAATTATTGCTTTCTTGGATGCCAACAACAATTGTAATGGTCTTGCCAATATGGACCATAATCAAGAAGAGCCTTATAGCTTCAATTTTGCACAAAATGAACCTATGGTTGATGGGTTCAACATGACCAATTCTTGGAATTATCTTTGTGCCAATCAGCCTATTATGACTGCAGATGTTTTGCAGTACTGA